A segment of the Gossypium hirsutum isolate 1008001.06 chromosome D10, Gossypium_hirsutum_v2.1, whole genome shotgun sequence genome:
ctgaaccaaattttatcctcgtctgcttgcccagaacacaatgttcacagaattccaatttgcaagaatttacacctttcaacaagccttgcttcgccaaactctgcaaagctttttcaccagcatgtcccaatcgcatatgccataacctggtagcctctgaatctgcatctttcgtagaagctgttgatgttgatccaataactgtacttctatttaaatagtacagattattccttcttgtgcctttcatcaccgtcaataccccagctactacctttggtaatccatctctcaaagtgattgtgagccctttagattctaggacccctaatgagataagatttttcttcaagctaggtatgtagcgaacatctgtcaagacttgaattgagccatcgtgattcttcaattggattgtacctactcccattgtcttacaagcgctatcattgcccataaaaataactccaccttctagttctttaagactagaaaaccagtccttattaggacacatatggtaagtacatcccgaatccaaaatccactcatctgtatgacatgccattgccatgccaaccaagctaaagtctgactcctcatcatgctccgctagacatgcatcagaaatagctttacccttttgtaacttaggacaattctttttccaatgccctttctcacgacaaaaagcacattcatctttggctggtctccctttggacttactccttctaccagatttgttgctgtgcgaacgacctcttactgttaagacttctgtagttgtatctctgtgatcttttttatctttctttcgagtctcagatctataaaacgcactacagactgcatcaaatgtgattgtatccttcccatgaagcaatgtggtggtaagatgatcatattcatcaggaagagaattcaacaacagtaatgccttatcttcatcttcaaatttctcatccaaatttagcaagtctgctaaaattttattgaatgagtttacatggtcattcatcgatataccgggtgcatacgtgaatcgataaagtttcttttcatataaagcctattttcaagactttttgtcagaaacttttcttccagtgtatcccacaacttcttcgctgatgtctccctcatgacagagtattTCTGCTccttggccaaacataggcgaattgtttcatatgcctgtctattgatcttggcccattccttgtcatccatcttgtcaggtttttcttcaagggctatatccagctcttgctgacataagacatccaggatctcacattgccacataccaaaattattggtaccatcaaatttctctacttcaaatttcgcattggtcacagtagtctttgtTGATGACGATGTCTTTTCcattttttctcctcaatcccaactacagtacgtgaacagtgccgtgaacgatcgtattccccaagtacaaATCTAGCTCTGATGCCAATTGTTGTGcagaagcgtgtaaaagagtaaaattattgtactaaaaaatcacactaagttcaattcccaagaaagagaggtggatcacaaggatcgcttaagtaccacgTCTTTCCTAGcaagaatatccctcaatcgtaatttaatagcacaataaatcactataatcacactcacaattcatgcagaataatacaataaagaacacaagaatttaacgaggttcagcaaattttgcctacgtcctcgggcactaccaaatatatttcactccaaaatacaagtgcgaatttacaaagagagagagagaaaacaatgccttaagtagataattgcaagtttgagatacagaatgagagatggtcatgcttatttatagttgaggttcagggatcaacttgcaaagtcactttacaattagcgaccatatattgcaaatatctcagattttattatgccaatatctcggtacccatatctttgactttccaatatttgatacccatatctttgactttctattatttgatacccatatatttgattttccataaatatggataattcccaatagtACTCAAATCTTTATTTCGTCCACTAATTTAGTACCTGAATCTAACAGTGTCAATTTTTTGTTCATGTTGCAATATTGGCCATTTACGTGCTGTCACGTGTCATCCTCTTTGGCTgcaaatttctttcatttttcttgaaaaattattgttttaatttttttctttcatttttttaaaatattattcctGTCACCATCATCTTCAACCTCACTTCTATCTCTTTcgttatttcttctctttttttttcctttcaacaTCTCTTTCATTTTATCTATTCATAAGACATCTtttgaggaaagaaaagaaaaaatttcttcttcaacaaacaaaaaaattaaatgctCAAAAAAGTTTTGTACCTAGAAAACAAAGCCCTAGGAACTAAAAGTAAAGTCACGAGTACATTTTCTTCTCTGTTACTGCTGATGACCGTTGGGGGATTTCGCcatcagtttttcttttcttttcctttgtgtATCCTCCTTTTGATCTTTTCCATTCAGTTTCACCAGATCTGATTCGTGTCCACTGTCAGATTTGTTGAACTGTCGAGTTCGGGTATTGGAGGTGACAAGGATGGAAGGTATTGGAAATGGAATACCAACCGAGGACAGACTCATACTGAGGGGCTTGaaatttcatggtttccatggggTAAAGCCTGAGGAGAAAAAACTGTCAGAATTTTTTGGTAGATGGATCTTCGGAAAGTCGTAAATGTAACAACTTATCCGACACCGTTAGTTACACTGATATTTACTGGTGAGTAACCGAAAAGGTTGACACATGGCAGTGCGTGAAAGATCAACACTGCTAGTAAAAAATTAACGCCGTTAGATTTAGATACTAAACTAGTGGACGGAAAAAAGTTCAAgtattaatttgaataaaaaaatcattattattaatttggGAGAAATGAACAAATTCGaatattaatgttatatttaacctaattttaaattaattataatcgtatttataagaataaaatatccaaaacttcaaaagaataataattttgaaaaataagtaTTCAAAACTCAACTATACAACTTTAATTGAAtgtgtttaaatcatattggcATAAGTTAGAGCGGTGTTTAATGATAGATTCAATTTGatatcttctattttttttacaaaaatcatTTTTCATGATGATgcttcaaaaaataaaagaaacctagaaattagaaaatataattatgataataatttattttctctcATCTTTATCTCTTTAGCATGAGCTTATATCACATGTAGTcatccaaaattcaaaaaataaaatgtttacatTTTAGGAACCAAAATTTGGATCTGATTTCATTTTTATCACTATGGATAGGGTCCAAGCTGACATTCCATAGTTGGGTGAAAACAAATGCCAAActggaaattttttaaattgggagaaaattataaattatatttattaattacatggaaaattaaaaaaattaattggaatGCCAACTTGGATTTTCATTACTCCTTAAACCCATAGtgataaaatgaaaacaaatcttAACTTTGGAGCCTAAAATGCAAACTTTGTATTTGGTGcttaaaatgaatatttatgaaaattgagtgactatttgtatagtttaccctttttcTCATGGAGTAAATCCTAAGTACTTCcaataaaaaatctataaaagcAATTAGGATttgtttttttcatatttttttctttctaaccATTTAAAGTGTtgatagtaattaatatttaatgaGCTTTTCTTTTCCCTAAACTAAggtagttataaaattttattcccaaaataattttatttcctaATCTAAGATACTTGTTTACTAtgtaatcatcacgtttttcacGAAGGAAGCATAAATCGTAATAAGGAACAGATCTCATATGTGCCTAGTTGTCTACAGCAACATATCTCTCCTTGTAAGCATACTCGGTGCTGAAGTCCCATTGACGATCTTGTAACTTCCTGATGATGCATACTAGAGCAATGCTATTATCATCTTCATCACTACTATTAAGCATATGATCAGCTGCTTGCATATTATCAGTTTCGAGTAGTACTATGCGATACCCTCGTTCCAAGCTAATGAGAGCCGACCAAATATGATCAACAACGCTCAGCTTGCAGTGGAGAAGTGACATCCAAACTCATGAAAGGTGTGATTTTAAAAGCAATGATACCGTCTTGATGATTCTGCAAAACTTTTCTTTAATAAGACTTACTGTACTCTCTATGTTAGTGATAGTCACCATCTCACCATCTGGAATATGTCTGCAAGAGAATGGATATCTTGCTATATATTTTCTAATGCATTTAACTTTaaccataaaaatatacaattatgTGAATCTTTAAAGATGAGAAGGAGCAAATAGGGATTCTGgtttaaaaatgctaaaaatttgatttactccattaaatttataaaaaattacagaaattacatttttactgcGCTAAAAATAAACACCCTAATCTCGGCCCTTCAAAACAAATGTTCTAGTTTCACAATATCCTGGCCTACAAATTTGGACCTTCTTTGTGAAAAGGGAAAATACTAAGCCTACCGGGTCAGTTTCTGCCAATTTACATATATGAAAAGTAAACAAAGTTGATTAGAAATATTGTGTTGAACCATTCCTAATTAATTGTCAATGGGGGTGTTGGAGTCGAGAGCAACAAACAGCAAGTTCAACAAGAAGCTTGTCGAGCAAGAATCGTGACTTGCAGAGGAAACAAAGCAGAAAAacaaaatagattttgaagtaaagctaaaatagagagcatatggatgaaaacttgttgaattcattcaaaactgaaaaatggcataaagccaatacataaacaagcttacaacttgacaaaacagtaggttAACCTAAAcactacctactaccactaacaaacttagtaacTTGAGCTAATTAAGTTGTACAAATCAACAAAGTTGATTAATCAGCTCAATCACCATCAGTTTTACATCAAACATATAGCTAACATAGTtgaaatacaactaagttacattacattaacttaaaaatacaaaataagaaaagaaacagCTTGCTAGCTTGATGAACTAGCAGTTTCTGCATGTAGTGGCCTCGACagtcttggttgctgcatgctgaccattgcttcaacactcctccttggttagcATGTTGCAAACTCTCATCTTAGCTCTCAGGTGTTGAAACTTTGAAACTCTGAGTGCCTTTGTCAAGATATCAGCAATTTGCTCTTCAGAACTGCAATGAACTAGTTTAATAatttgagcttgctccatttctcgaactgCATGGAGCTTGATATTGAAGTGCTTGGTCCTTCCATGAAAAACAGGATTCTTTGCAATAGCAACTGCAGATTGGTTATCACACATTATCTCAGTTGCTTCATTTTGTTCATGGTTAAtgtctttcaaaatttttctaagccatatggcttgattgACTGTTGCAGTAGCAGCCACATATTCTGCTTCTGCAGTCGACTGAGCCACTACTCcctgcttctttgaactccagcaaATCATAGCAGAGCCTATGTTGAATGCATAACCCGTAGTGCTCTTCATATCATCTAAAGAACCTGCCCAATCACTGTCACAGTAGCCAATCAGTTTCAAGTTCTCATCCTTGGTAAACTGCATTCCATATGACAAGGTTCCTTTGATGTATCTTAGAACCCTTTTTGCAGCTCTAAAGTGACATTCATTTGAACAATGCATAAACCTCGAGAGTAGGCTCACAGCATACATTATGTTAGGTCTAGTAGTAGTCAAATACAACAAACATCCAACTAGACTTTgataggttgtttcacaaacctttTCATGCTTACCTAGGCTCGATAGCTTTTCTCCAACAACAATCGGTGTGCTAGTTGCtttgcaattctctattgagaaTTTGTTGAGAACCTTCATAGCAAAGGTCTTTTGACTTAGCCAAATTCCAGTTTCAGCTTGAGTTACTTCCATGCCTAAGAAGTAAGACATCAATCTCAAGTCTGACATCTCAAAGTGCTGTTGTATTTTGGCTTTAAAGTTGCTTAGCATCTCTCGATCTCCTCCTATCACCAGTAAGTCATCGACATATATTGAGACAATGAGCTGAGTTTCAACACCAGTTGATTTAACATACAAAGTTGGCTTGCTGAGGCTTCTTTCAAATCCTTGACTTGTCAGATAGCCATCTATTCTGCTATACCAAGCCCTTGGAGCttgtttcaagccatacaaggctttgttGAGCTTGTACACAATTTCTTCTTTGCCAGACACCTTGAAACCTTGAGGTTGCTCCACATAAATCTCCTCTTCAAGGTATCCATTTAGAAATGCTAATTTTACATCAAGTTGATATATCATCCACTGCctttgtgctgctaaggcaactagcagtctgatggtgtcgagcttggccactggtgcaaaggtctccagaTAGTCTGATCCATACCTCTGACTGAAGCCTTTCACAACCAATCTAGCCTTTAGTTTAGGTTACCATCAGCATTGTTTTTGACTCGATAGACCCACATTACACCAATAATTTTCCTGTTTGTTGGTCTTTCAACCAGACTCTAGGTCTGATTCTTTTCAATCATTTTGATTTCTTCAATCATTGCCTGTTTCCAGCCCTCCTGGCTTTCTGCCTCTTCAAAACAATTTGGTTCAGTAATGGCCACTTGTGCTCTTTCATAGACATCAGTTAATGATCGAGTGCCTCTAACTGGAACATCATCTACATCCATTTCAGATGTGTTTTGATCAGTTTCAGGTTGGTCCAATGCCAGGTCTTCAGTAACTGCCTCTGGTTCAGCCTTCTCCCAATTCCAACATCTTTTTTCATTGAACACAACATCTCTGCTTACCAGTATCTTGTTTGTAGCAGGTTCTAGGATTCTGTACCCCTTTTTAACCATGCTATAGCCGATTAGGATCCCTGCTTGTGCCCTTTTATCTAGCTTGCTTCTCTTCTCAGCTGGAACTTGAGTGTAGCACAGACAACCAAATGTTTTGAGATGAGCCAGGGATGGTTTGAAcccaaaccaggcttcaaatggAGTCTTCTGAGCTAGAGCCTTGGTTGGGAGCCTGTTTTGGAGGTAAAGTGTTGTATTAACTGCTTCAGCCCATAAAGTTTtgggcaaattcttctcaaacagaAGGCATCTTGCTATATTCATCAagcttctatttttcctttcactgACCCCATTCTGTTGGGGTGTATACACATTAGTCAACTGGTGTTTGATGCCTGCTTCTTCACAgtaggcttggaactgagcttaGGTATACTTAGTTCTATTATCTGACCTCAGTGCTCTAAGTTTGCAACCAGACTCAGTTTTTACAGCAGCTTTATACTTCAAAAATATAGATGCAActtctgatttctgttttaggaAATAAATCCAGCAGTATATTGTATAATCATCAACAAACAGAATAAAGTACTTGTTTCCTTTGAGAGAGtcagtcttcattggtccacacacatcagtgtgcacaagttGCAGCTTCTCTAATGCTCTCCATGTTGTACTTGTAGGAAATGGCAATCTTGCCAAATTTCCTTGTTGACATATTTCacaaagctcatcattctttactGAATCGATAAAGTTTTCAGCAAGTCCTTCATTAGCCATTCGAGCTATGGATTTGTAGTTTGCATGTCCAAGCCTCTGGTGCCAGAGTCTAGAGTCAACAGTGGAGGCTATGCAGGCTGAATGCAAGTCATTTGGCCAGTTTACTTCAAAACATTTGTCAGTCATGGTGACTGTTATGAGGTTTGATCCACTTGGATAAAAAATTTGGCATTCTTTCTCCTTGAACACAACTGAGTAACCTTTCTTAAGTAGTTGAGTTATACTGAGAAGGTTTCTATCGATTTCAGGTACCAAGAGTACATTTGAAATGATTTTGGCACCTGTTGGAGTATAGATCAGCacatctcctcttccttcagcatttatgaactgaccatttccaattttCACCTTGGTTTTGCAGGTTCTGTCCAAGGTTTTGAAAATAGTttcatctggtgacatgtggtttgtGCAACCACTGTCTAGAAGCCAACCCTTTGAACCCTTCTTCTGATTTGATGCACATGACACAGCAAAAACCTGTTCTTCTTGATCACTGCTTTCTTCAGCCACTCTAGCTTCTGCCTTTTGTTGCTGAAATTGAATCTGCCTTGGTTTGCTTCTATTCTTGCAAACCTTCTCAACATGGCCCCttttcttgcagtgttggcatactgcatctggtctAAACCAGCATCTATCTTCTGGATGACCAGCCCTTTTACAATGTCTGCAGAGTTGGTCACTGCTCctagcagcatcaggcttaggcctgtttttccagAACTTTTTGCCTTTGTGAGCTTTGATGCTCGAGGATTCTTTGGCTTGAAAAACCCTTTCCTGGTGCTCCTCTTGTCTGttggctcttctttgctcttgtgcatacaAGGCATTGATTAGCTCAGTTAAGGAGATAGTTGTCAAGTCCCTTGAGTCTTCGAGAGATGAAATTTTAGCTTCATACCTCTCTGGTAGAGTGGACATGACCTTCTCAACTATTCTAGCTTCACTGAATTGCTCTCTAAGGAGCCTTATCCTGTTTACAACAGCCATAATTTGATCTGAATACTGTTTGACTGTTTCTTCCTCTTTCATTTTGAGATTTTCAAAATCCCTTCTCAAGTTGAGTAGCTGttgttgccttgttctctcagtcCCCTGAAATTCTTCTTTCAGCTTGTCCCAAGCCTCCTTTGGTGTTTCACAGGCCATGATCCTCATGAAGATCACATCTGTCACACAATTATGCatgcatgacatggccttgtgccttTTTGTTCTTTCATCAGTGTATTGCCTTATTTGAGCAACTGTTAGATTAGCTCGAAGAGGTGTTGGCTCAGCATCTGAGTTAACAACTTCCCATAGGTCGAATGCCTGCAGGTAAGTCCTCATCTTAACTGCCAAAATGTTGAAGCCCTCTCCATTGAAAACAGGTGGTAAAGCTGATGAAAACCCTGATGATGCCATGGTTTTGATACTGAACTACAACAGGTCCTCTAAGAAtatggctctagataccaattgttggttcCGAGAGCAACAAACAGCAAGTTCAACAAGAAGCTTGTCGAGCAAGAATCGTGACTTGCAGAGGAAACAAAGCAGAAAAACAAAATAGATTTTGAActaaagctaaaatagagagcaTATGAatgaaaacttgttgaattcattcaaaaactaaaaaatggcataaagccaatacataaacaagcttacaacttgacaaaacagtaggttAACCTAAAcactacctactaccactaacaaacttagtaacTTGAGGTAATTAAGTTGTACAAATCAATAAAGCTAATTAATCAGCTCAATCACCATCAGTTTTACATcaaacataaacctaacatagttgaaatacaactaagttatattacattaacttaaaaatacaaaataagaaaagaaacagCTTGCTAGCTTGATGAACTAGCAGTTTCTGCATGTAGTGGCCTCGACagtcttggttgctgcatgctgaccattGCTTCAACAGGGAGGCTCCATAGTTGTGATCCTACTGGAACTATGCTACTGCGTTTACTTTGAAGTCTCCCCTTGTCATTTTCctatagtttatttatttatttttattttttttatgcccATATAGTTTCAACATTTTTctcccaaaattttaattattttaattgcaattaattaaattagagatGATATCATATGTGGttgagaataaaataatatttatatgtttttaacaATTAATGATGCAACATTATTTTATTGGTacctaaaaattatatattttaggaTATTCTAATATAACCTTTCTTTTATTAAGtaggataattttttttcttttgtacaAATAGAAAATGTATTGACCATAAAAACCAAACCCCAAGTAGACGCATTTAACTAAAGCGGGCCCATATAAATCACAGCCACATGACAGTAGATAGAATGCGATAATATCATCATTCTAAAACTACATATTGCTCTCTGGTTCTTGATTATGAGCCACGCACTCTCAATTACAAATCAATCTTATCAATTAACGATTTGTTTCAAGTTGATGGAGTCATCAAAAAAACATTTTCAACCGTCCAGCTCTTTTTTCCTTATGGTTCTTCCCTCATTCTTCAACTTACAGGGTCTTAACTTGCTGCGTTTAGCAACAGCAAGCCCTCTCGTTAGAGGAAATGACACTGATCAACAAGCTTTAATCCAGTTCAAAGCCAAGATAACTGGTGATCAACTCAACATTATGGAGTCCTGGAATAGCTCCATTCACTTCTGTCAATGGATTGGTGTTACATGCGGTCGCAAGCATCCAAGAGTCACCAAGTTGAAACTTCGAGTCCTCAAACTCTCTGGATCATTGTCACCTTACATTGGAAACTTGAGCTTCCTCAAGGAGTTGGATCTTGCGGGAAATAGTTTCTACAACCAAATTCCTCGAGAAATCGGTGGTTTAAGAAGGCTGGAAGCATTAGACCTGGCCAATAACTCCATCAGTGGTGAAATTCCTTCAAATTTATCTGCTTGTTCTAAGCTTATATTAGTTGATATGTCGAACAACCAGCTAACGGGAGAAATACCTTCTTTGCTGGATCTCTTGTCAAACCTAAAAGTATTAGGTTTTGTCAACAATAGTTTGAGAGGGAGTATCCCACCATCGTTGGGGAACTTGTCATCCTTGGAGAAACTTGGTTTGGAGAATAATGCATTAAGTGGGATTATACCTGAACCTTTTGGACGACTGAGAAATCTTTCAGTTTTCGCCATATCCTCAAATGCGATTTCTGGTATTGTTCCTGTCGCGATGTTCAATCTCTCCAATACTAGAGCCTTTGATATTGGTATAAACAAGATTCAAGGTACTCTTCATTCTGATTTAGAAATCAATATGCCTTATGTTGAGTTCTTTTCTGTAGGGGGAAACCAAATCTCTGGACAAATTCCAATTTCACTATCCAATGCCACATACCTTTATGACCTTGAATTTAATGGAAACAGGTTCAATGGAAATGTGCCTTCATTAGAAAAGCTAGATACACTGTATAACCTTGAACTAGGCAAAAACTATTTGGGACATGGGAGAGAAGGTGACTTGAACTTTCTCTGCAGTTTAGTCAATAATACCAAACTAAGGTTTTTATCTATAGGCAATAATAATTTTGGAGGGGAATTTCCGAAATGCATTAGCAATTTTTCTAGCACCCTTCGGGGTTTATCGATGGGTGACAACAACATTTTGGGAAAAATCCCGGATGGGATTGGAAATCTCATCAATTTGGAGGTGCTTGTGTTTGCAATAAATCAACTATCAGGTCTCATACCCTTCAATATTGGGAGGCttcaaaagctaaaaatttttcTCGCTAATATTAATTTTCTCTCTGGGACTATTCCCCACTCTATTGGAAATTTATCAGAGTTAATTCTActtgatttaaattttaacaatctTCAGGGAAGCATTCCTTCAGGTCTAGGTAATTGCAAAAATTTGCTTCTAATGGATCTTTCTAGTAACAAGCTTAGTGGACCAATACCCCCTGAAGTACTTGGACTTCCATCCTTGTCCATTGTACTAAATTTATCCTCTAACTATTTGACTGGTGAACTTTCTGTTGTAGTAGAAAAACTAAAAGTTCTAAGTATATTGGATGTTTCTCAAAATAGATTATCTGGTTTGCTTCCAAAAAACCTAGGTAGTTGTGTAAGTCTAGAGAAGTTGTTCTTGGAAGGCAATTTGTTTGAAGGACCCATTCCGTTATCTTTGAGTTCATTGAGAGGTCTTGAGGCATTGGACTTATCTGACAATTATCTTTCTGGTGGGATTCCAGAATTTCTTGTGCGATTTGGGGCATTAAAGTATCTAAACCTCTCTTTCAATGATTTGGAGGGACTAATACCAAGTGAAGGAGTATTTAAGAATACAAGTGCTACATTTGTTGAGGGAAATAGTAAGCTTTGTGGAGGCATCCCTGAGTTACACTTGTCAAGATGTAACTccaaaaaatcatcaaaaacttccCTTAAATTGAAGATCACAATAATGGTTGTGATTTCAGGAGTGACTTCAGTATTCTCTATTTTCCTCATCATTTGGTTTAGAATGAAAAAAGAGCAGAAGCCAATGACAACTCATGTAGAAATTCCTCTTCTACAGTTATCGTACCAAAGCATCCTAAGGACTACTAACGGATTCTCCCCTCAGAATTTGGTTGGTTCGGGAAGCTTCGGATCTGTATACAAGGGA
Coding sequences within it:
- the LOC107939510 gene encoding probable LRR receptor-like serine/threonine-protein kinase At3g47570, whose product is MVLPSFFNLQGLNLLRLATASPLVRGNDTDQQALIQFKAKITGDQLNIMESWNSSIHFCQWIGVTCGRKHPRVTKLKLRVLKLSGSLSPYIGNLSFLKELDLAGNSFYNQIPREIGGLRRLEALDLANNSISGEIPSNLSACSKLILVDMSNNQLTGEIPSLLDLLSNLKVLGFVNNSLRGSIPPSLGNLSSLEKLGLENNALSGIIPEPFGRLRNLSVFAISSNAISGIVPVAMFNLSNTRAFDIGINKIQGTLHSDLEINMPYVEFFSVGGNQISGQIPISLSNATYLYDLEFNGNRFNGNVPSLEKLDTLYNLELGKNYLGHGREGDLNFLCSLVNNTKLRFLSIGNNNFGGEFPKCISNFSSTLRGLSMGDNNILGKIPDGIGNLINLEVLVFAINQLSGLIPFNIGRLQKLKIFLANINFLSGTIPHSIGNLSELILLDLNFNNLQGSIPSGLGNCKNLLLMDLSSNKLSGPIPPEVLGLPSLSIVLNLSSNYLTGELSVVVEKLKVLSILDVSQNRLSGLLPKNLGSCVSLEKLFLEGNLFEGPIPLSLSSLRGLEALDLSDNYLSGGIPEFLVRFGALKYLNLSFNDLEGLIPSEGVFKNTSATFVEGNSKLCGGIPELHLSRCNSKKSSKTSLKLKITIMVVISGVTSVFSIFLIIWFRMKKEQKPMTTHVEIPLLQLSYQSILRTTNGFSPQNLVGSGSFGSVYKGILEANGAVIAVKVFNLLNHRASRSFLIECEALKNIRHRNLVKVLTAISGIDYKGNDFKALVYEFMENGSLEDWLHPSVGMNKPETMRNLNFIQRLNVAIDVAHALEYLHHRCETPIIHCDLKPSNVLLDGEMVGHISDFGLAKILSGDKPNHSTNESSSLGLRGTIGYAPPEYGMGSELSTNGDVYSYGILLLEMLTGKNPTNERFKEGLSLHNFVKATLPDRVVEIIDPILLEESVRGGTSANITLYENNLGNDIHLQCLNSILEIGLACSTGSPSERMDMSNVITKLCLIREKLLHPTRLRGGI